The window AGCGGGCGCACACTATAAGCGCGGTATAGGCAAGTCAAGTGACCGGGCTTGCGCTCCAAGCATCAGAAAAATTTGATGTTTTTGGCTATTCGGCGGCAAGGAGCGCTTCTGCCGCACGCAGGTTCACCGAGACAAGCTGCGAGACGCCCTGTTCGCCCATTGTCACGCCGAACAGGCGGTCCATCCGGCTCATCGTCACCGGATTGTGGGTGATGATGAGGAAGCGCGTGTCGGTCAGCTCGCGCATTTCCTCCAGCATCCGGCAGAAGCGGTCGACATTGGCGTCGTCCAGCGGCGCGTCCACCTCATCGAGCACGCAGACCGGGGCCGGGTTCGACAGAAACACCGCAAAAATCAGTGCAGTAGCGGTCAGCGCCTGCTCGCCGCCAGACATTAGCGACATCGTTTCCATCTTCTTGCCGGGCGGGCAGGCCATGATTTCCAGCCCGGCTTCGAGCGGATCGTCATGCTCGGTCAGGCGCAGCTCGGCTTCGCCCCCGCCAAAGAGCGTGGAGAAGAGCTGGCGGAAATGCCCGTCCACCACCTCGAATGCGGCCAGAAGCCGCGCCCGGCCTTCGCGCGAGAGTGTATCGACCGCCTTGCGCAGGCGCGCCACCGCCTCAACCAGATCATCCCGCTCGGAGGTGAGCCGGTCACGCTCGGACGTAAGTTCTTCGGCTTCCTCGTCCGCGCGCAGGTTGACCGCGCCAAGGCGCTCGCGCGACAGGCGGGCCTCGTCCAGACGGCGCTCCAGTTCAGCAGAGGACAGGTTCACATATTCGCTCTGGCTGGACCGGGTCTGCAATGCTTCGGGCGTTTCCCCGGTAGCATCGGCAAGGCGCTGGGCGGTCTCGGCGATGCGCGTCTGCGCCCCCTCCAGCGTGGCGGCGGCAGCGGCCCTTGCCTCGCGCGCGCTGCTGGCCTCGCGCTCGGCAGCGCGCAGGGTTGAATCGGTCTCGCGCAGCGCCGTTTCGGCCGCTTCGACCTCGGAACGCGTCAGGCGCGCACGCGATTCGGCTTCGCCCAGCTGGTCGAAAATGACGCTGCGGCGCTCTTCCAGCTGAGCTGGCGCGGACTCGGCCTCGGCAAGGGCGCCGCGCGCATCAGTTTGCGCTGTATTGATCTCTGTCAGGCGTTCGGCGGCGCTCTGCGCGCGGCGGGACCATTCGGCTTCCTCGCGCTCCAGCCCGGCAATCCGGTGGCGGCGGCTCTGGGCGTCCCGGCGGACCGATTCCACGGCAGCGCGGGCATCTGCCGCGTCGGCCCTGGCGCGCTCCGCCCCGGTGCGGGCAGTCTCCAGGGCCACACTGCCATCATCGGCGTCCATGGCGGCTTTAAGGGCGGTTTCGGCGCGTTCCAGCGCGTCTTTCGCCGTGCCGGCTTCGCTGTCGAGCCGGCGTGCCGTATCCACCAGATTGGCGCGGCGCGCCTCCGCGCGTACTGCCGCTTCCCGGCCGTCGCTCAACGCCCGCTCAGCCTCACGCACGCTCCGTTGTGATCCGTCCCGCGCCTCGCGGGCGGCACGCACGGCATTTGCCGATTCGGCGCTGCGCTGCGCGGCTTTCTCGTGTACGCCGCGTGCAAGCGATTCCCGCTCGCGGGCGGCGTCCAGCTCCGCAAGGATGGTCTCCAGCCGGTTGCGCGTCTCCAGACGTATGGCCGCGCTAGACGGCGCACCGGCATTGGCAGCGAACCCGTCCCAGCGCCGCAGTGCGCCTTCCAGAGTGACCAGCCGCTGGCCGGGTTTCAGGAAGCCGGCAAGCCGGTCAAGATCCGCCTCGTCAACAAGGCCAATGGATTCCAGCCGGGCTTTCAGCTCAGATGGCGCCTCGATGACATCGCTCAGCGCGGTCACACCGGACGGCAGGGCCGGGGGCAGGGCGCTGGTTCCCGTCCAGCGCCGCGCAGCCTCGGCAGACAGGCCGGCCTCCAGATCATCGCCCAGCGCGGCGGCCAATGCCTTTTCGGTGCCGGGCTTTGCGCGCACCTGTTCAACCAGCCCGTCATCATCGCCGCCCGAGGCGACGAGGCGGCGCAGGCTGTCGGCCTCGCGTGAGAGGGATTGCGTTTCAGCCTCCGCAGCGCGTAAGGAATCGCGCGCCGTGTTGGCGGTCTCGGCAAGCGCTTGCGCGGCCTCTTCAGCTTTCGCCAGCGCCTCGGCGGCTTTATCAGCCTCCACGCCAGCCTGGGTGACGGCGCTTTCCAGATCTTCGACGCTGGGGCCGTGATGGTCTGGCAGTTCGGCGGCGCGGGCTGCGGCTTCGTCGGCCTCGCGGCGCAGGGTTTCGTGGCGGCGGCGGGCATTGTCAGCATCGCGCCGGGCGGTGTCGCGCGCGGCCTTCACCTCGGCGAGGCGCGCACTGGCAGCGTCAAGTTTCTGCTCTGCTTCGCTGCGCCTTGCTTCAGCCTCCGCCATCGCGGCTTCGGCCTTGGCTTGCGCTTCAGCGTCACCTGCCAGCTCGTCGTGCAGCGTTTTGAGCGAGCTGCGAACCCGCTCCAGCGACAGGGCAGCTTCCTGGGACAGCTCGGTCTCGCGCGCCTTGCTGACGGCAAGCTCCTCAAGGCGCATGGTCAGGCGCGCAATACTGGCTTTCGCCTGATCTATATCGCGTTCCAGCGTGTCGCGCTCGCGTTCCAGCAGGCGCAGCGCGGCGGAGGCTTCCGCCTCCCGCTCGCGCAATGGCGCAACCGCATTGGCAGCAGCTTCAGCGGCACTGGTGGCGGAGGCAGCAATCCGCGCGGCGTCCGCGACGAGGGCTTCGCAAGCGGCCAGGTGATCGCGCGCGCCGGACGCGGCCTCGCTCGCCTCCTGCCAGCGGCGCAGCCAGAGCACGGCTTCCAGCTCGCGTATATCGGCAGACAGCTTGCGGTAGCGCCCTGCCTGCCTTGCCTGCTTCTGCAGGCCCTCATAGCGGCTCTGCAGCGTGTCGACGACGTCCTGCAGCCGATCCAGATTGGCCTCTGCCGCGTTCAGGCGTAATTGCGCTTCGTGGCGGCGGGCGCGCAAGCCCGCCACGCCGGCGGCCTCTTCGAGCACGCGGCGGCGGTTTTCCGGCTTGGCATTGATCAGCTCGCTGATCTGGCCCTGACGCACGAGGGCGGGCGAGTTCGCGCCCGTGCCTGCATCGGCAAAGAGCAGCTGCACGTCCTTTGCGCGCACTTCCTCGCCATTGATCTTGTAGTCAGAGCCCTTGCCCCGCGTGATACGACGCGTGACCTCGAGAATGTCGGCATCGTTGAAGCGGGCGGGCGCGCGCCGGTCGGAATTGTCGATAGTCAGGATGGCTTCGGCGCGGTCGCGGGCCGGGCGCGTGGCAGTGCCGGAGAAGATGACATCTTCCATGCCGCCGCCGCGCAGCGATTTGGCAGAAGTCGCGCCCATCACCCAGCGCAGGGCTTCCAGCACGTTGGACTTGCCGCAGCCATTCGGGCCGATAACCCCGGTCAGCCCCGCATCAATGCGCAGCTCCGCCGGGTCGACGAAGGACTTGAAGCCCGTAACGCGCAGACGGGTGAACTTCACCAGACGCCTCCTGAAGCCCGCGCCGCTGCTTTGCAGTCATCCGCTGTGGGCTTCACCATGCCACCAAAACGCGCCTTGGCTATTCCTCTGCGCGTGACCGGAAATACTCGATGATTCGCGCGAAGGTGTCGCCGGTGAATTGTGCAGGTACGAAGCCCTGCTCGTCCTCGATGGGCATGTTGCCGGCAAAATAGACCACACCGGACCCGTCCGGGGCACGGTTCGGCTCTACACGTTCGCCATTGATGAAGAAGCTGGGCGTGGCGTTGATGCCATCACGCGCGGCGCGCTGATTGGACTCGTTGATGGCGTCCACCGCGCTCTCATCGGACATGCAGGCGCGAAATTCCTGGTCCGACAGGCCGGCAGAGCGGGCAATGGTCTGGAATTGCTGGCGGGCCTGACCGCGCTGTGCCGCCATGAAGATGGCCTGTTGCTGCTCGAAGAGGACGTCTAGCACGTCGAAATAGCGCTCCTCGCCCGCGCAGCGCGCCAGCATGAAGCCGGCGAGCGCCAGCTCGGCCGAGCCGGTCAGCATTTCGCGGAACACCAGGCGCACCGTGCCGTCTTCGACATAGCGGTTCAGCGTGGGGTAGACGCCCTGATGGAAGGCGGCGCAGCCGCCACAGGCCGTCGAGCCGTACTCGATGAACACGACCGGCGCATCGACCGAGCCACGGGCGAAGTCGCCTTCGCGTTCGAACTCGGTGCGGCCATCGGCGGCCCCTGAATTGCCGCCGCAGGCAGCCAGCGCCAGCGCGGTGGCGGCTGCAAAGGCGGGAATGAAGGAACGGGCGAAGTTGAAAGCCATGGCGAATGCTCCATCCGGTGCGCGCGGTGTTCAGGTTGGCGGCACTCTACTCATAGGGCGCGCCTCAGCGCCAGACTTGAGGGCAGGGCGCTTGCGCGCGGGCATGCGCATTGTTACTCAGGCCGCTCGTTTTCCTGACCATGTGGAGTACGCGTCTCATGTCCGTTACCGAGGACGATGTCCGCCGGATCGCCCGGCTCGCCCGTATCGCCGAACCTACAGACCGTGTGGCCAAGCTCACTGGCGAGCTGAATGGCATCCTCGACTGGGTTGAGATGCTGAACGAGGTGGATGTGGACGGCGTAGAGCCCATGACGACGCCGGTCTCCACTCCGCTGCCCATGCGCGAGGACAAGGTGACCGACGGGGAAATCCCCGAAAAAGTCCTCAAGAATGCGCCGAAGGCCGAAGAAGGCTTTTTCGTCGTCCCGAAGAGCGTGGAGTAGGCGGGTATGTCTGACGTGTTTTCGATGAGCCTGCTTGAAGCCCGCGACGCGCTTAGCCGTGGCGATGTCTCCAGCGCGGAGCTGACCGCAGCCCATGTGAAGGCCGCTGAAGCCGCGCAAGGCGCGCTCAACTGCTTCACCGTGATCGATCCTGAGCATGCGCTTGGTATGGCCAAAGCCTCCGATGCGCGCCGGGCCAAGGGCGAGGCGGGCGCGCTGGAAGGCGTGCCGCTGGTCATCAAGGATCTGTTTGCGACGCAGGGCGTGGATACCACCGCCTCCTCCAACATCCTCAAAGGCTTCAAGCCGGAATACGAATCCAGCGTCACGCAGAATTTGTGGGATGCGGGCGCGGTGATGGTGGCCAAATCCTCCATGGACGAGTTCGCCATGGGCTCGTCCAACGAGACCGCCGCGACCGGCCCTGTGGTCAATCCGTGGCGGGCGAAGGGGTCTGACGAAAAGCTGGTGCCGGGCGGCTCGTCCGGCGGGTCTGTGTCCGCGCTGGCTGCCGATATCGGCTATGGCGCGACGGGGACGGACACGGGCGGCTCCATCCGCCAGCCTGCGGCCTTCACCGGTCTTGTCGGCGTAAAGCCGACCTATGGCCGCTGCTCGCGCTGGGGCGTGGTGGCGTTCGCCTCCTCGCTCGACCACCCCGGCGCATTCGGCAAGACGGTGCGTGACAGCGCGCTGCTCACCCAGACCATGGCGGGCCATGACCCGAAGGATTCCACCAGCTATCCGGGCGCCGTGCCGGACATGCTGGGTGCGTGTGACAAGCCGGTCAAAGGCCTGCGCATCGGCGTGCCGAAGGAATACCGGGTGGATGGCATGCCGGGCGAGATCGACGCGCTCTGGGAAAAGGGCGTGGAGTGGCTCAAAAGCCAAGGCTGCGAGATCGTCGACATCTCCCTGCCGATGACGAAATACGCGCTGCCCGCCTATTACATCATCGCGCCGGCGGAAGCCTCCTCCAACCTCGCGCGCTATGATGGCATGCGCTATGGCCTGCGCGTCGAGGGCGAGGATCTGATCGACACCTATGAGAAGACGCGCGCGGCCGGTTTCGGCAAGGAAGTCCAGCGCCGTATCCTGATCGGCACCTATGTGCTCTCTGCGGGTTATTACGACGCGTACTACGTGAAGGCGCTGAAAGTCCGCCGCCGCATCTATGAGGATTTCCAGGCCGCGTTTGAGAAGGTGGACGCCATCCTCACCCCCACCACGCCCAGCGCGGCGTTTGGTATCGGCTCCAAATCCAAGGCCGACCCGATCGAGATGTATCTGAACGACATTTTCACGGTGACGGCCAATATCGCAGGCATCCCCGCGATGAGCGTGCCCGCAGGCCTCGATGCGCAAGGCCTGCCGCTGGGCCTGCAGGTCATCACCCGCGCGCTGGACGAGGAAACCATGTTTTCCGTTGCCGCCGCGATTGAAGATGCGGCGGGGTTCACAGCCAAGCCGGAGAGATGGTGGTAGGGATGGGCGCACACGCCCAGCTTTTCCGTGATGCGCTGCACGCCCTGTCGCTCGGCGCTGCGGCGTTTGCCTTGTTCGGCGATGGTGCATTGGGCACCAACATCGCCTATATTGTGGGGGCGGCGGTGTTGCATTTTCTGGCGCACGTCGTGATCGAAGTGGACCGCACGATACAGCAGGAGCGAGCCGGACATGGATGACCTGACCGCCTGGATCGTACTGGGCTTCATGCTGGCCTTCGGTATTGGCGTGGCCGTCTTCTATGGCGAGCAGGCCCGTCAACTCAAAAACGAGTTGCGCCGTCAGCGCGAAGAGCGTGAGGGCAAGGCGGGCTAGTCCCGGCCGCTTGTTGCAGCCCTGATTTTCATGAACCCCACAGTCCTGCTCATCCCGCTTTGCGGCATCACCATTCTCGGCGCGGCCATGCTGGCCGGGCGGTTTGGTGATGAGACCGCGCCCAAAGCCATCGGTGCGGCACTTTTCCTCTTGGGTGCGGCGAGCATTGGCACCATCCTGTTTGCGCGGCGCATGAAGGTCTGGGTGGACCGGCTGGCCGATGAACAGCGCCGTGCGGAGAGGGACGAGGACCAGTGAGAGCCATCTGGTATGAACGCCAGGGCGCAGCCAGCGAGGTGCTGACGCTGGGCGAGCGCGCGGAACCTTTGCCAGGTCCCGGCGAAGTGGCCGTCACGGTGCAGGCTTCGGGCGTGAACCCGTCGGACGTGAAGATCCGCTCCGGCGCGCGCGGGGCCATGGCTGTGCCGCTGCAAATCCCCCATTCCGATGGCGCAGGGATCATCAAGGCCGTGGGCGAGGGGGTGGACCCTGCGCGCCTTGGCGAGCGGGTCTGGCTGTTCAGCGCGGCCTATAAGCGCGTTGGCGGCACCTGCGCGGAAGTGTGTGTGCTGCCTGCCGAGCATGCGGTGCCTCTGCCT is drawn from Glycocaulis alkaliphilus and contains these coding sequences:
- the gatA gene encoding Asp-tRNA(Asn)/Glu-tRNA(Gln) amidotransferase subunit GatA, translating into MSDVFSMSLLEARDALSRGDVSSAELTAAHVKAAEAAQGALNCFTVIDPEHALGMAKASDARRAKGEAGALEGVPLVIKDLFATQGVDTTASSNILKGFKPEYESSVTQNLWDAGAVMVAKSSMDEFAMGSSNETAATGPVVNPWRAKGSDEKLVPGGSSGGSVSALAADIGYGATGTDTGGSIRQPAAFTGLVGVKPTYGRCSRWGVVAFASSLDHPGAFGKTVRDSALLTQTMAGHDPKDSTSYPGAVPDMLGACDKPVKGLRIGVPKEYRVDGMPGEIDALWEKGVEWLKSQGCEIVDISLPMTKYALPAYYIIAPAEASSNLARYDGMRYGLRVEGEDLIDTYEKTRAAGFGKEVQRRILIGTYVLSAGYYDAYYVKALKVRRRIYEDFQAAFEKVDAILTPTTPSAAFGIGSKSKADPIEMYLNDIFTVTANIAGIPAMSVPAGLDAQGLPLGLQVITRALDEETMFSVAAAIEDAAGFTAKPERWW
- the smc gene encoding chromosome segregation protein SMC; the encoded protein is MKFTRLRVTGFKSFVDPAELRIDAGLTGVIGPNGCGKSNVLEALRWVMGATSAKSLRGGGMEDVIFSGTATRPARDRAEAILTIDNSDRRAPARFNDADILEVTRRITRGKGSDYKINGEEVRAKDVQLLFADAGTGANSPALVRQGQISELINAKPENRRRVLEEAAGVAGLRARRHEAQLRLNAAEANLDRLQDVVDTLQSRYEGLQKQARQAGRYRKLSADIRELEAVLWLRRWQEASEAASGARDHLAACEALVADAARIAASATSAAEAAANAVAPLREREAEASAALRLLERERDTLERDIDQAKASIARLTMRLEELAVSKARETELSQEAALSLERVRSSLKTLHDELAGDAEAQAKAEAAMAEAEARRSEAEQKLDAASARLAEVKAARDTARRDADNARRRHETLRREADEAAARAAELPDHHGPSVEDLESAVTQAGVEADKAAEALAKAEEAAQALAETANTARDSLRAAEAETQSLSREADSLRRLVASGGDDDGLVEQVRAKPGTEKALAAALGDDLEAGLSAEAARRWTGTSALPPALPSGVTALSDVIEAPSELKARLESIGLVDEADLDRLAGFLKPGQRLVTLEGALRRWDGFAANAGAPSSAAIRLETRNRLETILAELDAARERESLARGVHEKAAQRSAESANAVRAAREARDGSQRSVREAERALSDGREAAVRAEARRANLVDTARRLDSEAGTAKDALERAETALKAAMDADDGSVALETARTGAERARADAADARAAVESVRRDAQSRRHRIAGLEREEAEWSRRAQSAAERLTEINTAQTDARGALAEAESAPAQLEERRSVIFDQLGEAESRARLTRSEVEAAETALRETDSTLRAAEREASSAREARAAAAATLEGAQTRIAETAQRLADATGETPEALQTRSSQSEYVNLSSAELERRLDEARLSRERLGAVNLRADEEAEELTSERDRLTSERDDLVEAVARLRKAVDTLSREGRARLLAAFEVVDGHFRQLFSTLFGGGEAELRLTEHDDPLEAGLEIMACPPGKKMETMSLMSGGEQALTATALIFAVFLSNPAPVCVLDEVDAPLDDANVDRFCRMLEEMRELTDTRFLIITHNPVTMSRMDRLFGVTMGEQGVSQLVSVNLRAAEALLAAE
- the gatC gene encoding Asp-tRNA(Asn)/Glu-tRNA(Gln) amidotransferase subunit GatC, with protein sequence MSVTEDDVRRIARLARIAEPTDRVAKLTGELNGILDWVEMLNEVDVDGVEPMTTPVSTPLPMREDKVTDGEIPEKVLKNAPKAEEGFFVVPKSVE
- a CDS encoding DsbA family protein — encoded protein: MAFNFARSFIPAFAAATALALAACGGNSGAADGRTEFEREGDFARGSVDAPVVFIEYGSTACGGCAAFHQGVYPTLNRYVEDGTVRLVFREMLTGSAELALAGFMLARCAGEERYFDVLDVLFEQQQAIFMAAQRGQARQQFQTIARSAGLSDQEFRACMSDESAVDAINESNQRAARDGINATPSFFINGERVEPNRAPDGSGVVYFAGNMPIEDEQGFVPAQFTGDTFARIIEYFRSRAEE